DNA sequence from the Rattus rattus isolate New Zealand chromosome 2, Rrattus_CSIRO_v1, whole genome shotgun sequence genome:
GAATACTAAATAGGCAATCCCTAATCAAAGCTCAAAATCACCCTCCCTACTCTTAAGACAAGCCCAcagtcattttcttatttatttttcagaagacATGGTGGATGAAAAGTCTTTCTTCAATAAATCTGGTCCACCAGTGTTCACATTCCGTGTCTTAACCAATGTTCCTGAATTCCAGGCAattctcttcatcctcttcctccttctctattTGATGATCCTCTGTGGCAACACCACCATCATCTGGGTAGTGTCCAAGTACAGCTCCCTGCACAtgcccatgtatttcttcctgggCAGTCTGTCATTTGTGGAAATCTGCTACATCACAGATGTGGTGCCCTTGATGCTTTCTAACATCTTTGGAGCGCAGAAGCCCATATCACTGGCTAGTTGTGGGacacaaatgttctttttttctgtttttggctGCACTGATTGTTTTCTCTTGACAGTCATGGCTTATGACAGATATGTGGCTATCTGCCATCCACTACACTACAACCTTATCATGACCCAGAAGCTGTGTGTCAAGTTGGTGATAGGTTCTTTGAGCTTGGcactttttctctctttgccCCTTACTGCCTTTACCTTCACATTGCCATTCTGCAGATACCACCTGGAAATTAACCACTTCCTTTGCGATGTGGCTCCTATCATGCGCCTGGCCTGTGCTGACATCCACGTGAACCAGGCAGTCCTCTATGTAGTTAGCATCCTAGTTCTGACAGTACCATTCCTGCTAATTTGCATCTCTTATATGTTCA
Encoded proteins:
- the LOC116893722 gene encoding olfactory receptor 10Q1-like, whose product is MVDEKSFFNKSGPPVFTFRVLTNVPEFQAILFILFLLLYLMILCGNTTIIWVVSKYSSLHMPMYFFLGSLSFVEICYITDVVPLMLSNIFGAQKPISLASCGTQMFFFSVFGCTDCFLLTVMAYDRYVAICHPLHYNLIMTQKLCVKLVIGSLSLALFLSLPLTAFTFTLPFCRYHLEINHFLCDVAPIMRLACADIHVNQAVLYVVSILVLTVPFLLICISYMFIASTILRMHSAKGRQRAFSTCSSHLTVVLLQYGCCSLVYLRPRSSTSEDEDRQIALVYIFGTPLLNPLIYTLRNKDIKDALRNSLFHTPASDTS